GGATGTATGAAGGTGACGCGGAACAAGCAACGGGCATGGTGGTTAACGAAAACGACGGAGGATTGGCCAAGAGTTATAACCAGACCGTGAAAAAGGTTACCGACGACATCGAAAAAATGCGCTTTAACACGGCTATTTCCCAAATGATGGTCTTTGTGAACGACGTTTATAAACGCCAACAACTGCCCAAGGAATACGCCGAAGGGCTAATTAAGTTGCTGTCCCCAATTACACCACACATTGCAGAAGAAATTTGGCACCGGTTGGGTCATGACGAAACGATTGCCTACGCTGCTTGGCCGACTTATGATGAAAGCCAATTGCAGGCGGATGAAGTCCAAATCGCCATCCAAATTAACGGTAAGGTCCGGGCGCGGCTTGCCATTCCTGCTGACGCCGATCAGGACACGATTGAAAAAATGGCTTTGGAACAGCCAGATGTGCAAGCCAACCTGACTGATAAAACGGTCCGGAAGGTGATTGTGGTTCCGAAAAAGATTGTCAATATTGTAGCCAATTAATCTATTTTGTGCTAAATTGGTGCTTTGAGATTTGGTTTGAAAGTGGGTTATTTTAGTGGATAACGATGTTGAAAACAATCAATTAGAAGAACAACAACAGTTCGCAGAATCAGAACAGGCCAAGGGTCAAATGTTAAAGGGATCCGCCTGGATGACAATTGGAAGTATTCTTTCACGGATTCTCGGGGCTTTGTATATCATTCCGTGGCGGCTAATTTTTGGAGCCACCCTATTCCCGATTGCTAACTCGCTTTATACTCAGGGGTACAACATCTACAGCTTTGTGCTGATTGTGGCAATTGCTGGGATTCCATCTGCGATTGCGAAGCAGGTAGCGCACTATAACGCGTTAAACGAGTATGGGGTAGGTGTTGAGTTGTATAAAAAAGGGGTTATTCTTTCCATTTTAATGGGAGTGATTAGCGCCCTAATTCTCTGGTTTGCAGCGCCGTTCTTAACGAACGGGGATTCCAACGTAATTCCGGTCATTCACTCGTTATCGTGGGCGGTTTTGATCATTCCTACGATGAGTTTAACCCGGGGATATTTCCAGGGTTATGGTGACATGGCCCCGTCCGCGATTTCCCAGTTTATTGAACAATTGGCCCGGGTTATTTATATGCTGGTTTCCGCCTTCATTATCTTACGGGTTTTACACGGTAACTGGGTGACAGCGGTGTCGCAATCAACGTTTGCAGCCTTTATCGGCGCCATCTTTGGATTTTTGATCCTGGGCTGGTACTACTGGCGCGGGCGTAATTACTACCGATCGTTGGTGGCTCATAGTAACCATCAGTTGCAGGTACCCACGAACCAGTTGTATCGTGAAATCATCAGTCAGGCAGTTCCTTTCGTCATCTTGGGAGCCGGAGTGACCATCTTCTCGCTGATTGATCAATTTACCTTCTTTGACATTATGCGGCTGGCAACCAACTTTTCTGAACGGACTTTGCAAGTTGATTACGCGGTCTTTGCGGGGAATGCCAATAAATTGACGATGATCGTGATTTCTCTGGCTTCATCGTTAGCAATCACGGTCGTACCGTTACTATCAACGGCCTTTACCAAGCGCAACATGCAAATGATGCGAGATCAACTGTCTAATACCATGATTCTCTTTGAATTTGTGATGTTACCGGCTTCCTTGGGGATGGCAGCCGTGGCGGGTCCTTTGAATCGGACCTTTTATGGAACAGCAAACATGGACTTTGGAAGTAACGTGTTGACCTTTGCGGCCATCGCGGCTATTCCAATCGGATTGTTCGTGGTAACTTCTGCCGTCATGCAGGGGGTCTCCCAAAACCGGCGGGCCGTGAAGTACTTTGTAATCGGAACAATTGCAAAGGTCTTGACGCAATTTCCGTTGGTCTACTGGTTTGGAGCTTTTGGAACACTGATGTCAACTGTAGTCGGATTTACAGTTGCCAATGGGTTAATTATTTATTCTTTAAACCGCGACTTTGGTTTTGAGGGTAAAAAGATGCTTAATGATTCGGCCCGATTAATTGCATATTCGTTGGCTATGTATGTCATTACTTTAATCGCCGTTTATGCGCTTAACTTCTTAGTTGGATTGTTCGCTAATCCGTTTAGTTCATTGATGAGTTTAGTCGTGACGGCTTTAGCCGCTCTAATCGGAGCAAGTGTTTACCTGTACTGTACTTTGAAGAGTCGGATTGCCGACGAAGTCTTAGGAGCTCGGGTGGCACGACTGCGAACCATCTTGCACATTAGTTAAAATTGATAACAAAAAAAACAGCGCGAGCAGCGCTGTTTTTTATTTGGGTGTGGGACCCTCGAGTTTGTCACTGTCCGGAGAGGTGTAAATTCCGTTGATGATAATTTCAATTAAACTAAAGACTAAACCACTAGGTGGGAAAATCCAAATGGCAATGGCAGTTACAATAATTAAAGCCGGAAACTTCCAACTAATTAAAAATTGATAGCTACACATATTTTTGATTTTTTTAATGCCCGTTTGATCGTTTTCTCGTTCCATTTCGTTTAAAATAACCTTGCTGAGAATCAAATAGGCAATGTTCCAAGCAGTGAAGAAAAGCAGGTAGAACAGTTGTGGAGCAACGTTATCCATGAACTTTCCCACCCAGGCCGACACGACGGGAATTAGGGACATCGTAAAGAGCCACAGGTTATTGGCCCAATAGATTCGTTTTGTAATCCGGTGAACCAGATAAAACATGTAATGCTGGTTGTACCAGGCCACTCCGATGAAGACAAAACTAACGATGTAGGCAAACAATTCAGGAATCCCATCGAAGATTTCTTCAAATCTGGGGGTATTCGGGATTTTGAATTCCAACACCATGATGGTGATGATAATAGCGACAATGGCATCCGTTAGGGCTTCGACTCGTGATTTTTTCACAGTACCAACCTCCAATTGAAATTTAGTGCTTCAACTAAAAATTATAGCATATTTTGGATTTACTAAAATTGACTAGTAAGAAATTGATTAATAATCAAATGGGGTGTGAATGGAAAGCGCTTCACTTCTATGTGGTTAATTGATATGATGAAAACAATCATAGGACGAATTTAACTTTTTGTTTGATTAGATACGAGGGAATCGCGGAGGAGTTGAGAACAATCAAACAGTATTACATTGTGGATCAGTCGTTACTACCAGAAATGTTTGGTAAGGTAATCGCTGCCCGTCAGTTGCTAGAAGAGGGTAAAGCTGCAAACATTAGTGAAGCGGTTAAAGCAGTCGGAATCAGTCGGGGCAGTTACTATAAGTATAAAGACATGGTGTATTCGACTGACGATTCTAGTTGGAACCGCAAGGCGGTCATTTCGTTAATGTTGAATGATCGACCAGGCGTATTATCTCAGTTGTTAAAGGAAGTGGCCGCTAGTGGAGCAAGTATTCTAACCATTAACCAAAACATTCCGATTCACCAACTGGCCAGCGTGGTCATTTCCCTGGATTTGACTCACATTAAAATTACGTTAGATGAATTACTGGCGGACTTTAAGCAGGTGGAAGGTGCGAGTCAAGTTCGGTTGGTTTCAATTGAATAACAATTATCAAATATTGATTTTAATGAAAACTAGTGTAATGATATAATTACTCTAGTTTTTTAGTTATTTAAAGCGAGGAAAATTAATGAATAAATATACAATTTCTGATTATCTATTAGACGTTCTTCACTTTGGAAAGGTTTATCAAGTGCTGGGCGTTCCTGGTGATTATAATTTGTCCTTTTTGGATCATATTACCAGTCGCACTGATATGGAATGGTGTGGTAATTTAAATGAATTAAATGCAGCTTATGCGGCCGATGGATATGCTCGACAACAGGGATTAGCTGCATTTGTGACAACTTATGGAGTGGGGGAATTAAGCGCAATTAATGGACTAACTGGTAGTCAGACTGAAGGAGTTCCCCTGTTAGAAATTGTGGGGTTACCTACAACGGCTAATCAACTGCAAAGAAAACGGGTTCATCACAGTTTAGGAAACGGTAATTTTAAACACTTCCAAGCGGTTCATCAAGAATTAGGAATTACAACCGGAATTATTACTGCAACTAATGCAGTGACAGTTGTAAATCAATTATTACGGAAAATTATAACTACGAAACAGCCTGCCTACCTGGAATTACCCTGTGATTTAACTGAATTACCGGTAAATCCAGCGTTCAAACAACTAATTCCCGCTTTATTTAAACCGAGTATAGATTTAGACCTACCTCTAATTCCCCAAACATTGATTAAACAGGCATTGAAACAAGCCAAACAGCCACTAGTGATTGTTGGACAGGAGATTGAGCAATTTCAATTAGGCCCGGTAGTGCAAACTTGGTTAGAGAAACAGAAATTGCCTTTTGTTGATTTAATTGATAGTAAAGGAGTGGTGGCGGAAACTTCCAGTCAATTTAGGGGAACTTATCATGGTCAATTATCGAAGCAGAGGATTCAAGAACAGGTTCAACAAGCTGATGTGCTTTTCTTAATTGGAACCATTTTCTCAGATGTTAATACAGCGGGTTTTTCCCAGCAAATTCAACCAGAAAAAATGATCATGATTAATACCCAATCGGTTTCTGTCTACGGAGAAAAGCTGATAGATCAACCCATCGGTGGTTTTTCAGCTTGGATTCATGAGCTTTGTGATGCACAAAGAGTTGATAAAAATGAAAATTCATTGACACCCACGCACCATCCAGCAATAGAGCCAGTTCCCGTAGCCAACCAACCGTTAACACAGACTTTTTACCAAAAAGCATTAGCTCAGTTTTTACAACCGCATGATACGGTCGTTATAGAACAGGGAACTTCATTATTTACCATTGAGGACGTTAGATTACCCTCAGGAGTTAAAGTGATTTCGCAGCCACTGTGGGCTTCAATTGGTTATGCCTTACCCGCAGCTTTAGGTAGCCAATTGGCTAATCCTAATCGACGCCATCTTTTAAGTATTGGAGATGGTTCTTTGCTACTAACAATCCAAGAATTAGCCTTTGCGATTGAACAACACTTAACGCCCATCATCTTTTTACTGGATAACCATGGTTATACGATTGAAAGGGTGATTCATGGAGAACGAGCTAGTTACAATGATGTTCCCCAGCTTAATTATCAACATCTTTTGCCTGCTTTGGGAGCAAAACCCAAAACATATCGGTTTATGACGGTAAAAACTGAAACAGAGTTAATGAGCACGTTAACTAATTTGAAAGAAGCAACACCCAAGTTAACGATTGTTCAAATTTGTCTAGCCAAAACAGATGCTCCTCAGGCACTACGAAAATTTGTTGATTTGATTTATGGTGATTAATTATTTATTTATCTAATTAAAATAGATGATGGCTGCGAATTATGGTTGATAAGTAAACAAGAGGAACAAAAAAACGGTTGAAATTTTCATTTCAACCGTTTTTTGAATGTTTTAAGCTTGGTCATCAACAACCAATAATGATTTAATGGCTTGTCGTTGATCCATGGCATCGTAAGCATCCTGGATTTGGTCTAAGGTAAATTGCTTAGTAAAGACCTTTCCGGGGTTAATCTTACCGTCTAAGACGGCTTGCAAGAGTTCAGCACGATCGTAGGTAGTTACAGAGGCAATTCCACCCCGTAAACCAGTATTGTTGTAGAACAATTGGTTAGTGTTCATATCAGGCTTTTGGGGAATTCCAACCCGTCCGATGATGGCACCCGGACGGACAATCTTAGTTGCTGTATCGACAGATTGTTCCGTTCCAACACATTCGAGCACGGCGTCCACTCCGGCACCGGTTAATTCCATGACGTGTTTTACTGCTTCGTCACCACGTTCTGGAACCACATCAGTAGCGCCAAATTCACGGGCTAACTTTTGCCGGTCTTCATGCCGACTCATGGCGATGATCCGTTTAGCGCCCCGGAGTTTGGCAGAAATTACCCCACACAAACCAACGGCTCCGTCGCCCATAACGGCGACCGTATCACCTGGCTTAACTTCGGCAGTAGCAGCAGCGTGGTAACCAGTGGCCATTACGTCTGAGAGGGTGACGAAAGAATTTAACATTTCGGGAGTGTAATCAGATGGTTGCCCTGGAATCTTAACGAGCGCCCAGTTAGCGTTCACAAACCGTAGATATTGAGCTTGGTAACCGTTGATATTGCCAGTTTCTCGGTTTAAACAGTTACCGTCAAAACCAGCTTTACATGCGGCACAGTGACCACAACCGTGGGTGAAAGGAGCAATTACGAAGTCACCAGGTTTAACGTTAGTAACTTCTGAACCCACTGATTCAACGATTCCGATTCCTTCGTGACCTGTAGGCGTTCCGCTGTCTCGTTGGGAAATTCCCCGGAACCACCATAAGTCGGAACCACAAACGCTGGCGCGTACGATTTTAATGATGGCGTCGGTTGGCTTTTGAATTTCTGGTTTCGGTCGATCTTCAATCCGAACTTCGCCCGGTTTAATAAAAATACTTGCTTTCATAATGACACTCCTTCGTAATTTTAGTTTATTAAATAGCTAGTAGTTAAGCGATTAGCTACTTGTTTTAAGTATAGCGGGAGCAAAATTAGTTTGCGAATATTTTGTTTGGAGATTGACAAAGGTGAAAACTGGGATTACTATGAGTGAGTACTCATTCAGAAAAAGAAAAAAGGAGTGATCAAAATGCAGCCAACCATCACGGTGCAAAATTTGGAACAAGGGTATGGCAAAACAATTATTTTGAAGGATATCAACCTTACTGTGAATCGGGGACAGATTTTAGCGCTAATCGGTCCGAGTGGTTCGGGTAAATCAACGCTCATTAAATCGATTATGGGCATGCTACTACCTAAACAGGGGCAAATTCGGGTCCTCGATACCCCGATGCCCGACCGGTTAATTCTTGGAAAAATTGGGTTCATGGCGCAAAGTGATGCTTTGTATCAAGGGTTAACGGGAAAAGAAAATCTCGAATTCTTTGGTTCCTTATTAGGGATGAATCAGGCAGATATTCATCAGCAACTGGATTATGTGGCTGGAATTGTGAATTTGGGCCCGCATTTGGATAAGTTTGTGAAGGATTATTCTGGTGGAATGAAACGGCGGTTGTCACTAGCCATTTCTTTACTGGGACAACCCCAAATTTTGATTTTAGACGAACCGACGGTGGGAATTGATCCAGAATTACGAGCTCATATTTGGGATGAGCTGCACAAGTTGGCGCAACAGGGATGCACAATTTTATTGACCACCCATGTGATGGAAGATGCCGAACAGGCCGATCAATTGTTGATGATTCGTCGGGGCGAGGCCATTGCCCAAGGATCACCACAAGGATTATTAGATCAGTTTCAGGTTAAGCAAATTGAACAGGTTTTCATTAAAGCAGGGAGGGATCAAGATGCGCGTCTGGGCAGTAACTAAACGAATTATCATTGAGATGTTGCGTGATAAACGGACGATTGCCATGATGTTTATTGCGCCATTGTTTGTACTAACGTTGATGAATTTTTTATTTACCTCAAATAATAACCAAAAGGCGACGTTAGCAGTGCACCACGTTGACAGCACGTTGGTTAAGAATTTACCGAGCAAGCACCTCCAAATTAAGCAGATCGATAATCAACACAGTGCGGAAACTAACATTCGTACTCACGATTATGCCGGGGTCTTAACTCAGCAGGGAGATAAATTGCAGCTGACCCTACAAAATAGTGATCAAACGAAGACTGCTTTGATTTTACAGGGATTAAAAACAACGCAAGTGAAACTGAAGATGCAGGCGGCTAGAACCACGATGCAAAAACAGGCTCAGGCCTTGCAACAGCTCCAGGGACAGTTAGGGACATTCATGCAGCACGCGCAACCACAAACGGTTTCTAACTATCAGTTGCATACTAAGTATCTGTACGGAAGCAGTAAATCCACGTTCTTTGATACGTTACTCCCGATTATGATTGGCTTCATGGTCTTCTTCTTTGTTTTCCTAATTTCTGGGGTGGCCTTTTTGGGCGAACGAACCTCAGGAACGCTTAGTCGCGTGTTAGCAACGCCGATTCGCAAGCAGGAGATTATCATTGGTTACATTGGTGGTTACGGGCTCTTTGCGGTGCTGCAATCGATTTTGATTGTCTGCTTCAGTATCTATGCCTTTAAGATTCAACTGCTAGGAAACATTTTGAACGTGGTCTTAATTGCGGTCATGCTGGCACTGGTAGCCTTAACCCTCGGACTTTTGATTTCCACCTTTGCCGATTCTGCCTTTCAAATGGTACAATTTATTCCATTAGTGGTGATTCCCCAGATTTTCTTCTCTGGAATTATCCCGATTAACCAAATGGCAGGCTGGATTCAACCGTTGGCAAAATTGATGCCCCTGTACTACGGTTCCCAAGCCATTACGGATATCATTCAAAAAGGGGTTGGCCTTTCTACTATTTTACCGACGGTCGTTATTTTGGCCCTGTTTGCCCTTGTCTTTTACATTTTAAACGTAATGACCCTGCGCAAGTACCGGCGGGTTTAATTACTAGTTAAGGAAATTCACGATGACTAAGAATATTCAAAATATTTTTGCGGCCAGTTTACAGCAAACCAATCTTTCCCCAAAGCAACAAGCCGTGTTACAGTCTAGTTTGGACTTATTTTCGACCCAGGGCTTTAATGCAACCAGTACGAAAGACATTGCCCAGGAAGCGGGCGTGGCCGAAGGAACGGTGTATCAGCAATTTAAAAATAAGAACGGAATTTTGCAGGCCATTCTAGATCCGTTTATCCAATCCGTGTTACCGCAAGTGGTGCAGGATTTTACGACGGAAGTGGGGACGCGTCAATTCGATGATTTAGAGGACTTTTTGACCTATATCATTAAGAACCGGATGCTTTTTGCGTTAGAAAATAAGGCACAAATCAGAATTTTTGCGCAAGAAATTTTTCGTTCTGATGAGCTAGTAAACCAGGTTAAAAACCAACTGGGAACGTTGAAAACCGGATCATTAGCGCACCAGTTACAAGAATTTCAGCGACAGGGACAATTGGTGCAATGGCCGCTCCCCCGCTTGCTTCAATTCGTATTTAGTACCTTTATGAGTTTTATTTTGCCGGTGATTATTACTAACCGCGATGATGTGAGTGAAACTCAGGTGGAACAGTGGACTACGGAAGCAGTTACTTTTCTCTTACATGGTTTAACGCCTCAATAAACTTAAGCAGCAGTTAATCAGTTGATTAGCAGCTGCTTTTTTTTATTGGCGGAGATCACATTGACAAATTTAAGAATTCATTTAAAATGATAACAATTTACCTTTAAAAGGAAAGGAGGGATTTAAGTGGAAGAAATTAAATTACAAAAGGTATCCTTTGCCTATCCAGAAAAGCCGGAACCGGTGTTTACCGATCTTAGCCTTACCTTTAATTCGGATTGGAAACTAGGGGTGATTGGCCGAAATGGACAGGGAAAAACCACCTTGTTGAAGTTAATTGCCGGTCAGTTACACGGATCCGGAGTGATTCAAAGTAATTTACCGTTTCAATTCTTTCCGTTTCCAGTGGCAGATACAGAACTAGTGAGGGATTTCTTTACCCGCACTACCACTATTCCGGTATGGCAATTAAAGCGTGAACTGACCTTACTAGGAGTGGATGCATCGATTTTATATCGCGAGTATGGAACGTTGTCTGGGGGAGAAAAAACGAAGGTTCAGTTGAGTATGCTGTTTGCGGACGAGACAACCTTTAAGTTAATTGATGAACCGACCAATCATTTGGATCAGTTGGGCAACCAACAGGTCATTGATTATTTACAGCACAAGCAGGGATTTATGTTGGTTAGTCATAACGCCTATTTATTGGATCAAGTTTGTGATCAAATTTTGGCGTTGGAAAAGACGGGGATTCAGATCTACCACGGTAACTATCGAGCTTTTCGCGAACATCGCCAGTTAGCGGAGCAAGAACGAGCAACGGCCAACGCTAAGATTGAGCGCCAGGTAGCTAAGTTGGAAAAAAGCGCCCGTCAGCACCAGCAGTGGTCCCAAAATAAGGAAAAGCAAAAATTCAACCGGAAGGGCAATCCGGATCAGAAGGTGATGGACCGGGGCATGATGGGGAACCGGGCGGCTCGGTTAATGAAAAAGGCTAAGGTAGCTGAACGCAAACGCAACCAAGCGATTACGGAACAAACGGCCTTGAAAAAAGCCACGGAGACCATAGAACCGTTGGAATTAAAACTGCCGAAGCCGGATCACTCAACCATTTTGCGTTTGAATTCAGTCCAGCTGGGTTACGGCGACCGTCAGTTATTTGCGCCCCAGTCGTTTACGGTTAACCGCGGGGACGTCTTGGGGATTGTCGGTGGCAACGGGCGTGGGAAAACTAGTTTGTTGCAGGCCATTTTGGGGACCTTTTCTGGGACACAAACGGGAGAAATTCAACGTCGACCGCATTTAACGATTAGTCCGTTGTTTCAGACTTATCACCATGAAGAGACCATTCCGGATTACATTGAAAAAATGGGGCTAGACCGCGAACTCTTTTTGAGTAATTTACATAAGTTAGGGGTTGCCCGGACCGATTTTGCGAAACGGATTGATCAGATGAGTGCGGGTCAGCAGAAACGGATCGAGCTGGCGCGCTCGTTATCAATTAGTGCGGATCTCTATTTGTGGGACGAACCGCTGAATTATTTAGATGAGTACAATCGTCGGCAATTGGTGGCAGTCATAAAAGAAAGCCCCATGACCTTACTGGTTATTGACCATGACTTGGAATTTATTCACCAAGTTGCTTCGCCGATTATTGACCTAGAACGTTAGTCCTTGACCAGCTGGGTGAAACGGTACAAGTCGCATGGAGCATAAAATGAAACCAATTAAACAAGTGGCACTCAATGACTTAGCGAGTTCGATTGCCACGCAAGCCTTTAGCATTTATACGTTTTGGTACATTGCCAGTCACCTGCATAACCAGGGGTTAATTTCACTACTGGGTGGTTTAGAGTTACTGACGGTGTTACTAGCCCCGGTCGGAGGCGTGGTTGCTGATACCTGGTCCCGGGTTAAGATTATGCAAATCATTAGTTTAATTCGGACTGGTCTATTATTAGCCTTTGTGGTTCTATTGCTTGTAACCCAGCAATTAAGTTATTTGTTGATTGCAACGGGAACCGGACTTAGTATCTTATCTGCTTTTTATAATCCGGCGGTGGAGGCCATTATTCCGGACTATGCTAATTCCGATACCGAACTGGTTCAGAATAATACGATTGTAAACGTCGCCAATCAAACGGCAACCATTGCAGCTTCAGTGGTAGCTGGCTTATTTACTTTTTTGCCCAGCAACTTGCTGGCGTACGGCTTATTGCTACTGTTATTGGCAACTGCAACCATCAGCATCTTACGCTTACAGGATTACCCACACCGGCAACCTATTGACCATCCTTGGGACAATTTTCGTTTAACCAAGCTCGGGAGTGAGTTTAAGGCCATCGTTAAAATCCCAGTCATTCGGGTTTTATTGCCCTATGCAATTATTTTGAACCTGAGTTTTTGGAGCTTCTGGTTCTTGACACCGTTGTACCTAACAACTTACTTACACAGGTTTCGGATTGCCTTTTCGTTACAAGAATTGCTAATTGGAATCGCGGCAATTACGTGTGGAGTAGTAGTGGGTAAATACACGGGTTTACTGGCACGCTTGATTTGCTGGTATCCACTTTTTTTACTGTTGCAAGGGAGCGGTTTTGTGCTGTTTTTGTTGGTAATGCAAATAACGTCAAACTTGCTAGTTCAAGTGGTAAGTTTTTGTCTGGCTTGGCTGATGTATGGAACCTTCAACTTTTTAACGGGACTTATGTTTGTGACGGCGGTTCAGCGCAAGCTGCAGCCCGAACAAATGGGGAAAACGTTGGGAACGATTTTCTCAATTTTTGGGATTCTCTCGCCTCTGGATTCGCTGATCACGGGTGTGGTGCACCAGCCCACTACCCAACTAATGTTGGGGTTGGTTCTACCGATGATTCTGGTCCCGCTGGTGATGTTGTTTGATGGACGGGTGAAACGGGTTTTACAATCAGATCATTAAAAAAACAGACGCCTAGTACAGACGTCTGTTTTGCTAGATTTAATTAATCAGCTTGGTGCTCGTGCATAAAGTGGGGCAAATCCTCTGAAATTTGGTGTGGGAGCACGACGTATTGTTGTTGGGCTAACTGAGCCGCAATGGCGCTGTGGGTATACACGGCTGCAAGAACCGCGTCATCCACGGATTGAAATTGCGCTACAAAGCCACTAATAATCCCGGCTAGGGTATCACCCATGCCACCAGTAGCTTGAGCGGGAGTTCCAGTGGTGTTTTGAAATGCTCCGGTAGGGGTAAAGACTTCTGTTTGTGCTGATTTAACCACGGCAATTAGGTGCGGATGATCGACTAATAATTGGTTATACGCTCGTTGGTTAGTCGCTGGATTTTGGTTAGCTAGTTGCACGCCCGTCAGCCGTTCCCATTCCATTTGGTGGGGCGTGACGATGATGGTAGCCGTTGGCAATGCCAATTGGTACTTAGCAACTAAAGTTAAGGCTGATCCATCAACTAGGAGCACTTGTTCTGGGGTAACCAGGTTAAATATCAGCTTGATTAAGTTGAGGGCTTGTTCATCGGTTCCGAGCCCAGACCCTAAACTAATCACGTCCATGGTGGGTAACAACTGGGTTAGTTGTGCCTGATCTTGGTAATCAGCGAACATCGCTTCTGGAACCCACGCGTGCAGGCTACTTTGATTGCTAGCATCTGTGAAGGTGGTGGTTAAACCCGCTCCGGCGTAAACCGTGCCGAGGGTACTCATGATAATGGCACCGCCAAAGTTATGATTTCCTCCGATCAGCGCCACCTTGCCATAGGTCCCCTTGAAGCTCTTTGTTGGTCGTTTGCGGATTACTTTTGGTAGAATTGAAGATGTAATTAATTTCATTGGATTCACCTCGAAACTATTATAGCATTCAACAGGTTGATTCATGGTAGGATTAAAGCAACGACATCGGGAAAGGATGATCTCTATATGACAGATTGGAAAGCAACTGCTGCTAAGTATCAAGATCAATATCTTGCAGATTTGAAACAACTGGTGGCGATTGACAGTTCACGTGACGTGGAAAATCAAACGGATGAATTTCCCCTGGGACCCGGCCCCGCTAAGGCCTTGGACCAATTCTTAGACTTTGGGAAACGCGACGGCTTTACGACGAAAAACATTGATAACGTGGTCGGCTACATTGAATACGGAACGGGTGATGATTACTTCGCCATCCTCGGTCACGCGGACACGGTTCCGGCGGGCAATGGTTGGGACACGAATCCTTTTGAACTTTTAA
This genomic stretch from Fructilactobacillus carniphilus harbors:
- a CDS encoding NAD(P)H-hydrate dehydratase; the encoded protein is MKLITSSILPKVIRKRPTKSFKGTYGKVALIGGNHNFGGAIIMSTLGTVYAGAGLTTTFTDASNQSSLHAWVPEAMFADYQDQAQLTQLLPTMDVISLGSGLGTDEQALNLIKLIFNLVTPEQVLLVDGSALTLVAKYQLALPTATIIVTPHQMEWERLTGVQLANQNPATNQRAYNQLLVDHPHLIAVVKSAQTEVFTPTGAFQNTTGTPAQATGGMGDTLAGIISGFVAQFQSVDDAVLAAVYTHSAIAAQLAQQQYVVLPHQISEDLPHFMHEHQAD
- the abc-f gene encoding ribosomal protection-like ABC-F family protein, with product MEEIKLQKVSFAYPEKPEPVFTDLSLTFNSDWKLGVIGRNGQGKTTLLKLIAGQLHGSGVIQSNLPFQFFPFPVADTELVRDFFTRTTTIPVWQLKRELTLLGVDASILYREYGTLSGGEKTKVQLSMLFADETTFKLIDEPTNHLDQLGNQQVIDYLQHKQGFMLVSHNAYLLDQVCDQILALEKTGIQIYHGNYRAFREHRQLAEQERATANAKIERQVAKLEKSARQHQQWSQNKEKQKFNRKGNPDQKVMDRGMMGNRAARLMKKAKVAERKRNQAITEQTALKKATETIEPLELKLPKPDHSTILRLNSVQLGYGDRQLFAPQSFTVNRGDVLGIVGGNGRGKTSLLQAILGTFSGTQTGEIQRRPHLTISPLFQTYHHEETIPDYIEKMGLDRELFLSNLHKLGVARTDFAKRIDQMSAGQQKRIELARSLSISADLYLWDEPLNYLDEYNRRQLVAVIKESPMTLLVIDHDLEFIHQVASPIIDLER
- a CDS encoding MFS transporter, which codes for MKPIKQVALNDLASSIATQAFSIYTFWYIASHLHNQGLISLLGGLELLTVLLAPVGGVVADTWSRVKIMQIISLIRTGLLLAFVVLLLVTQQLSYLLIATGTGLSILSAFYNPAVEAIIPDYANSDTELVQNNTIVNVANQTATIAASVVAGLFTFLPSNLLAYGLLLLLLATATISILRLQDYPHRQPIDHPWDNFRLTKLGSEFKAIVKIPVIRVLLPYAIILNLSFWSFWFLTPLYLTTYLHRFRIAFSLQELLIGIAAITCGVVVGKYTGLLARLICWYPLFLLLQGSGFVLFLLVMQITSNLLVQVVSFCLAWLMYGTFNFLTGLMFVTAVQRKLQPEQMGKTLGTIFSIFGILSPLDSLITGVVHQPTTQLMLGLVLPMILVPLVMLFDGRVKRVLQSDH
- a CDS encoding TetR/AcrR family transcriptional regulator, whose amino-acid sequence is MTKNIQNIFAASLQQTNLSPKQQAVLQSSLDLFSTQGFNATSTKDIAQEAGVAEGTVYQQFKNKNGILQAILDPFIQSVLPQVVQDFTTEVGTRQFDDLEDFLTYIIKNRMLFALENKAQIRIFAQEIFRSDELVNQVKNQLGTLKTGSLAHQLQEFQRQGQLVQWPLPRLLQFVFSTFMSFILPVIITNRDDVSETQVEQWTTEAVTFLLHGLTPQ
- a CDS encoding ABC transporter permease is translated as MRVWAVTKRIIIEMLRDKRTIAMMFIAPLFVLTLMNFLFTSNNNQKATLAVHHVDSTLVKNLPSKHLQIKQIDNQHSAETNIRTHDYAGVLTQQGDKLQLTLQNSDQTKTALILQGLKTTQVKLKMQAARTTMQKQAQALQQLQGQLGTFMQHAQPQTVSNYQLHTKYLYGSSKSTFFDTLLPIMIGFMVFFFVFLISGVAFLGERTSGTLSRVLATPIRKQEIIIGYIGGYGLFAVLQSILIVCFSIYAFKIQLLGNILNVVLIAVMLALVALTLGLLISTFADSAFQMVQFIPLVVIPQIFFSGIIPINQMAGWIQPLAKLMPLYYGSQAITDIIQKGVGLSTILPTVVILALFALVFYILNVMTLRKYRRV